The Pseudomonas iranensis genome includes a window with the following:
- a CDS encoding transporter substrate-binding domain-containing protein: MTQRYSALLASLFAGLLLCQAPAHADGLDDVVKRGTLKVAVPQDFPPFGSVGPDMKPRGLDIDTAKLLADQLKVKLELTPVNSTNRIPFLTTGKVDLVISSLGKNAEREKVIDFSRAYAPFYLAVFGPPDAAITSLDDLKGKTISVTRGAIEDIELSKVAPEGVTIKRFEDNNSTIAAYLAGQVDLIASGNVVMVAISEKNPKRVPALKVKLKDSPVYVGVNKNEAALLAKVNDILNTAKADGALEKNSQTWLKEPLPADL, encoded by the coding sequence ATGACCCAGCGTTACAGCGCCCTCCTCGCTTCCCTGTTTGCCGGCCTGCTGCTGTGCCAGGCCCCCGCTCACGCCGACGGTCTGGACGACGTGGTCAAACGCGGCACGCTGAAAGTTGCCGTGCCCCAGGACTTCCCGCCGTTCGGCTCGGTCGGCCCGGACATGAAACCGCGCGGCCTGGACATCGACACGGCGAAACTGCTCGCTGATCAGCTCAAGGTCAAACTTGAGCTGACCCCGGTCAACAGCACCAACCGCATTCCATTTCTCACCACCGGCAAGGTCGATCTGGTGATTTCCAGCCTAGGCAAAAACGCCGAGCGCGAGAAGGTCATCGACTTTTCCCGCGCCTATGCGCCGTTCTACCTCGCCGTGTTCGGTCCGCCAGACGCTGCAATCACCAGCCTCGACGACCTCAAGGGCAAGACCATCAGCGTTACCCGTGGCGCCATCGAAGACATCGAGCTGAGCAAAGTCGCCCCGGAAGGCGTGACCATCAAACGTTTCGAAGACAACAACTCGACCATCGCCGCTTACCTGGCAGGCCAGGTCGATCTGATCGCCAGCGGCAACGTGGTCATGGTGGCCATCAGCGAGAAGAACCCCAAGCGCGTACCGGCGCTGAAGGTGAAACTCAAGGATTCGCCGGTCTACGTCGGTGTGAACAAGAACGAAGCGGCGTTGCTGGCCAAGGTCAACGACATCCTCAACACCGCCAAGGCTGACGGCGCGCTGGAAAAGAACTCGCAGACCTGGCTGAAAGAGCCGCTGCCGGCCGATCTCTGA
- a CDS encoding FadR/GntR family transcriptional regulator, protein MKSISRAVPEVALQAIRKLITEQGFGAGDALPSQRDLALQLGVSRASLREALSSLSALGVVSIQPGKGVFVQSPVELSRGDNAPGWSFAAQASPLDIFQLRYALEGFAAGLAAVTLSTFDLDALEDNVAAMREQLKLGDFEAAAKLDFEFHRRILLASGNQAMLSILTASAEIFLESQKLPFIRAERAMETWQEHRKILRALARRASGAAQKAMQEHVRNAALRTGIAFIAPATA, encoded by the coding sequence ATGAAATCGATCTCCCGCGCCGTACCCGAAGTGGCGCTGCAAGCGATCCGCAAACTGATCACCGAACAGGGCTTCGGTGCCGGCGACGCGTTGCCTTCGCAACGGGATCTGGCGCTGCAACTGGGCGTCAGCCGCGCATCGTTGCGTGAAGCGCTGTCGTCGCTCAGTGCACTGGGCGTGGTCAGCATTCAGCCGGGCAAAGGCGTGTTCGTGCAGTCGCCGGTCGAACTGTCGCGCGGCGACAACGCGCCAGGCTGGTCGTTTGCGGCGCAGGCATCACCGCTGGATATCTTTCAATTGCGCTATGCGCTCGAAGGGTTTGCAGCAGGGTTGGCGGCGGTGACGTTGAGCACGTTCGATCTGGATGCGCTGGAAGACAACGTTGCGGCCATGCGCGAGCAATTGAAGCTCGGCGACTTCGAAGCGGCGGCGAAACTCGACTTCGAATTTCATCGACGGATCCTGCTGGCCAGCGGCAATCAGGCGATGCTGAGCATCCTCACCGCCAGCGCCGAGATCTTCCTCGAGAGCCAGAAACTGCCGTTCATCCGCGCCGAGCGCGCCATGGAAACCTGGCAGGAACACCGCAAGATTCTCCGTGCCCTGGCCCGCCGTGCGTCGGGAGCAGCGCAAAAAGCCATGCAGGAACACGTGCGCAACGCCGCCCTGCGTACCGGAATCGCCTTCATCGCTCCCGCCACGGCGTGA
- the ubiD gene encoding 4-hydroxy-3-polyprenylbenzoate decarboxylase, which produces MKFKDLRDFVQQLEQRGELKRIQIPVSPVLEMTEVCDRTLRAKGPALLFEKPTGYDIPVLGNLFGTPERVAMGMGAESVSELREIGKLLAFLKEPEPPKGLKDAWSKLPIFRKIISMAPKVVKDAVCQEVVIEGDDVDLAMLPVQTCWPGDVGPLITWGLTVTKGPNKERQNLGIYRQQVIGRNKVIMRWLSHRGGALDFREWCEKHPGQPFPVSVALGADPATILGAVTPVPDSLSEYAFAGLLRGNRTELVKCRGNDLQVPATAEIILEGVIHPGEMADEGPYGDHTGYYNEVDSFPVFTVERITHRIKPIYHSTYTGRPPDEPAILGVALNEVFVPILQKQFPEITDFYLPPEGCSYRMAVVTMKKSYPGHAKRVMLGVWSFLRQFMYTKFVIVTDDDINARDWNDVIWAITTRMDPKRDTVMIDNTPIDYLDFASPISGLGSKMGLDATHKWPGETTREWGRVIVKDDAVTQRIDAIWNQLGID; this is translated from the coding sequence ATGAAATTCAAGGATCTTCGGGATTTCGTGCAGCAGCTTGAGCAGCGCGGAGAGTTGAAACGCATCCAGATTCCCGTCTCGCCGGTGCTGGAGATGACTGAGGTGTGCGACCGCACGCTGCGGGCCAAAGGCCCGGCATTGTTGTTCGAGAAGCCCACCGGTTACGACATTCCGGTGCTCGGCAACCTGTTCGGCACCCCCGAGCGCGTGGCCATGGGCATGGGCGCCGAGTCGGTCAGCGAACTGCGCGAAATCGGCAAGCTGCTGGCCTTTCTCAAGGAGCCGGAGCCGCCGAAGGGCTTGAAGGACGCCTGGTCGAAACTGCCGATCTTCCGCAAGATCATTTCGATGGCGCCGAAAGTGGTCAAAGACGCGGTGTGTCAGGAAGTGGTCATCGAAGGCGACGACGTCGATCTGGCGATGTTGCCGGTGCAGACCTGCTGGCCCGGCGACGTCGGCCCGCTGATCACTTGGGGCCTGACGGTCACCAAAGGCCCGAACAAGGAACGCCAGAACCTCGGTATCTACCGCCAGCAAGTGATCGGCCGCAACAAGGTGATCATGCGCTGGCTCAGCCATCGTGGCGGTGCTCTCGACTTTCGCGAGTGGTGCGAGAAGCATCCGGGCCAGCCGTTCCCGGTGTCCGTGGCCCTTGGCGCCGATCCGGCAACGATTCTCGGTGCCGTGACGCCGGTGCCGGACAGCCTTTCCGAATACGCTTTCGCAGGGCTCTTGCGCGGTAACCGCACCGAACTGGTCAAGTGCCGTGGCAACGATCTGCAAGTGCCGGCCACTGCCGAAATCATTCTTGAAGGCGTGATTCATCCCGGCGAAATGGCCGACGAAGGCCCGTATGGCGACCACACCGGTTACTACAACGAAGTCGACAGCTTCCCGGTGTTCACCGTCGAGCGCATCACCCACCGGATCAAACCGATCTATCACAGCACTTACACCGGCCGTCCGCCGGATGAGCCGGCGATTCTCGGCGTGGCGCTGAACGAAGTGTTCGTGCCGATCCTGCAGAAGCAGTTCCCGGAGATCACCGACTTCTACCTGCCGCCGGAAGGCTGCTCGTACCGCATGGCCGTGGTGACGATGAAGAAGTCGTATCCGGGGCATGCCAAGCGCGTGATGCTCGGTGTCTGGTCGTTTTTGCGACAGTTCATGTACACCAAGTTCGTTATCGTCACTGACGACGATATCAACGCCCGCGACTGGAACGACGTGATCTGGGCCATCACCACGCGCATGGACCCCAAGCGCGACACGGTGATGATCGACAACACGCCGATCGACTACCTCGACTTCGCCTCGCCGATTTCCGGCCTGGGCTCGAAAATGGGCCTGGATGCCACCCACAAGTGGCCGGGCGAAACCACCCGCGAGTGGGGCCGCGTGATCGTCAAGGACGACGCCGTCACCCAACGGATCGATGCCATCTGGAATCAGTTAGGAATAGATTGA
- a CDS encoding amino acid ABC transporter permease, producing MSDFTFWDILRNLLTGLQWTLALSLVAFIGGGLVGLLILVMRISKNTLPSSIARTWIELFQGTPLLMQLFLVFFGVALAGIEISPWMAAAIALTLFTSAYLAEIWRGCVEAIPHGQWEASSSLALNPLEQLRYVILPQALRIAVAPTVGFSVQVVKGTAVTSIIGFTELTKTGGMLANATFEPFMVYGLVALGYFLLCYPLSLSARYLERRLHASA from the coding sequence ATGAGCGATTTCACTTTCTGGGACATCCTGCGCAACCTGCTCACGGGCCTGCAATGGACCCTGGCGCTGTCGCTGGTGGCATTCATCGGCGGCGGCCTTGTCGGCCTGCTGATTCTGGTGATGCGCATTTCGAAGAACACCCTGCCAAGCAGCATCGCCCGCACCTGGATCGAGCTGTTTCAGGGCACGCCACTGTTGATGCAACTGTTTCTGGTGTTCTTCGGCGTGGCGCTGGCCGGCATCGAGATTTCACCGTGGATGGCCGCCGCGATCGCTTTGACCTTGTTCACCAGCGCCTATCTGGCAGAGATCTGGCGCGGCTGCGTCGAGGCCATTCCCCACGGTCAGTGGGAAGCCTCGTCGAGCCTGGCGCTCAATCCGCTGGAGCAGCTGCGCTACGTGATTCTGCCGCAAGCGCTGCGCATCGCCGTGGCGCCGACCGTGGGCTTCTCGGTGCAAGTGGTCAAAGGCACAGCGGTGACCTCGATCATCGGCTTCACCGAACTGACCAAGACCGGCGGCATGCTCGCCAACGCCACGTTCGAACCGTTCATGGTCTACGGCCTCGTCGCCCTCGGCTACTTCCTGCTCTGCTACCCCTTGTCCCTCAGTGCGCGCTACCTGGAAAGGAGACTGCATGCCTCTGCTTAG
- a CDS encoding amino acid ABC transporter permease codes for MAYQFDFLPVVENTDLLLRGALFTLELTAIGALLGVGVGIVGALVRAWQIRPFSAIFGVYVELIRNTPFLVQLFFIFFGLPSLGVQISEWQAAVLAMVINLGAYSTEIIRAGIQAIPRGQLEAAAALAMTRFEAFRHVVLLPALGKVWPALSSQIIIVMLGSAVCSQIATEELSFAANFIQSRNFRAFETYALTTLIYLCMALLIRQLLNWFGRRFIARSSQ; via the coding sequence ATGGCTTATCAGTTCGATTTTTTGCCGGTGGTGGAAAACACCGACCTGCTACTGCGCGGCGCCCTGTTCACCCTTGAGCTGACTGCCATCGGCGCGCTGCTTGGGGTCGGCGTCGGGATTGTCGGGGCGCTGGTGCGGGCGTGGCAGATCCGCCCGTTCTCGGCGATCTTCGGCGTCTACGTCGAGTTGATCCGCAACACGCCGTTTCTGGTGCAACTGTTCTTCATCTTCTTCGGCCTGCCGTCGCTTGGCGTGCAGATTTCCGAATGGCAGGCGGCGGTGCTGGCGATGGTGATCAACCTTGGCGCCTATTCGACCGAGATCATCCGCGCCGGCATCCAGGCGATTCCGCGCGGGCAACTGGAAGCCGCAGCGGCACTGGCGATGACGCGCTTCGAAGCGTTCCGCCACGTCGTCCTGCTGCCGGCGCTGGGCAAGGTCTGGCCGGCGCTGAGCAGCCAGATCATCATCGTCATGCTCGGTTCGGCGGTGTGTTCGCAGATCGCCACGGAAGAATTGAGCTTCGCCGCCAACTTCATTCAGTCGCGCAACTTCCGCGCTTTTGAAACCTACGCGCTGACCACCCTGATCTACCTGTGCATGGCGCTGCTGATCCGCCAATTGCTCAACTGGTTTGGCCGGCGGTTCATTGCGAGGAGCAGCCAATGA
- a CDS encoding amino acid ABC transporter ATP-binding protein, producing MPLLRISALHKYYGDHHVLKGIDLSVEEGQVVAIIGRSGSGKSTLLRTLNGLESINDGVIEVDGEYLDAARADLRSLRQKVGMVFQQFNLFPHLTVGENVMLAPQVVQKVPKAKAAELAREMLERVGLGEKFDAFPDRLSGGQQQRVAIARALAMSPKVLLCDEITSALDPELVNEVLSVVRQLAKEGMTLIMVTHEMRFAREVGDKLVFMHHGKVHEVGDPKVLFANPQTAELANFIGTVEATA from the coding sequence ATGCCTCTGCTTAGAATTTCCGCCCTGCATAAATATTACGGCGATCACCACGTACTCAAAGGCATCGACCTCAGCGTCGAGGAAGGCCAGGTCGTGGCGATCATCGGCCGCAGCGGCTCGGGCAAATCGACTTTGTTGCGCACACTCAACGGCCTGGAGTCGATCAACGACGGCGTGATCGAAGTCGACGGCGAATACCTCGACGCCGCCCGCGCCGATCTGCGCAGCCTGCGGCAGAAGGTCGGCATGGTCTTTCAGCAGTTCAACCTGTTCCCGCACCTGACCGTCGGGGAGAACGTCATGCTCGCGCCACAAGTGGTGCAGAAAGTACCCAAGGCCAAGGCTGCCGAACTGGCGCGGGAAATGCTCGAGCGAGTGGGGCTCGGGGAGAAATTCGATGCCTTTCCGGATCGCCTGTCCGGCGGGCAGCAACAGCGGGTGGCGATTGCCCGGGCCTTGGCGATGTCGCCGAAGGTGCTGCTGTGCGATGAAATCACTTCGGCACTGGACCCGGAACTGGTCAATGAAGTGCTCAGCGTGGTGCGGCAGTTGGCCAAGGAAGGCATGACGCTGATCATGGTCACCCACGAGATGCGCTTTGCCCGGGAAGTCGGCGATAAATTGGTCTTCATGCACCACGGCAAGGTGCATGAGGTCGGCGATCCGAAGGTGCTGTTTGCCAATCCGCAGACGGCGGAGCTGGCGAACTTTATTGGTACGGTGGAGGCGACAGCCTGA
- a CDS encoding CDP-6-deoxy-delta-3,4-glucoseen reductase, whose amino-acid sequence MRVTLQPSGAVLEIQPGERILDGARRLGYDCPQSCRNGNCHVCAALLVEGRVEQAGKVHDHGEFYTCIAAPLEDCVLLWDGVLARGELPVRSLSCQVIDCREVGGDTWRVRLRAPAGKPPRYHAGQYLMIERESGEKSAFSMASAPHGGRDLEIHVLARETSALSLIEQLQRNPLVRVELPFGDTHLAELPDGPLVLIAAGTGMGQIHSLIEHCRAEGFKHPVHLYWGVRRPEDFYQIEHWDEWLKLPNLFLHKVVSDQCGWEGRCGMLHEAVCEDFPDLKPLHVYASGSPAMVYGTLDALVEAGMDAHQMRADVFAYAPRS is encoded by the coding sequence ATGCGTGTAACCCTGCAGCCTTCCGGAGCAGTGCTCGAGATACAGCCCGGTGAGCGGATTCTCGACGGCGCGCGGCGCCTGGGCTATGACTGCCCGCAAAGCTGCCGCAACGGCAATTGCCACGTGTGTGCAGCGCTGCTGGTGGAGGGCCGCGTCGAGCAGGCCGGCAAAGTCCACGATCATGGCGAGTTCTACACCTGCATCGCCGCACCGCTGGAAGACTGCGTGCTGCTATGGGATGGCGTGCTCGCACGGGGTGAGCTGCCGGTGCGCAGCCTGTCGTGTCAGGTCATTGATTGCCGCGAGGTCGGCGGCGATACCTGGCGCGTGCGTCTGCGTGCACCGGCGGGCAAGCCGCCGCGCTATCACGCCGGGCAATATTTGATGATCGAGCGCGAGAGCGGTGAGAAGTCGGCGTTCTCCATGGCTTCGGCACCCCACGGCGGGCGGGATCTGGAAATCCATGTGCTGGCGCGCGAAACCAGTGCGTTAAGCCTGATCGAGCAGCTGCAACGCAACCCGTTGGTGCGTGTCGAGCTGCCCTTTGGCGACACTCACCTTGCGGAGCTGCCCGACGGTCCGCTGGTGTTGATCGCCGCCGGCACCGGCATGGGCCAGATTCACAGTCTGATCGAACATTGCCGCGCCGAAGGCTTCAAGCATCCAGTGCATCTGTATTGGGGCGTACGCCGCCCGGAAGATTTTTATCAGATCGAGCACTGGGACGAATGGCTGAAGCTGCCTAATCTGTTCCTGCACAAAGTGGTCAGCGACCAGTGCGGCTGGGAGGGGCGCTGCGGGATGTTGCACGAGGCGGTTTGCGAAGATTTCCCTGATCTGAAACCGCTGCATGTCTATGCCAGCGGGTCGCCAGCGATGGTTTACGGCACCCTGGACGCGCTGGTCGAGGCGGGCATGGATGCGCATCAGATGCGCGCCGATGTGTTCGCCTACGCGCCGCGCTCCTGA
- a CDS encoding energy transducer TonB produces MLLLLVLATASQAGQLFLIPESHPDPIYPQALQRAGITGDVRVEFTVQADGSVNKVSVLQSDHPALAESASAAVKRWRFRPWTVAGDKPPEQEVIAPLAFRLEAPKGINQWIKGLSCRDVNSYLANAAEYSWVDALPFHNIRGYLSNIFFQRQFSNEQRLAMIAKMNKQVPIIFTNCRDNPTRKFMSLLPAEIRELL; encoded by the coding sequence ATGCTGCTGCTGTTGGTGTTAGCCACTGCGAGTCAGGCAGGGCAATTGTTTCTGATACCCGAGTCCCATCCCGATCCGATTTATCCGCAGGCATTGCAGCGGGCCGGGATCACCGGCGATGTGCGAGTTGAGTTCACGGTGCAGGCCGATGGTTCGGTGAACAAGGTCAGTGTTCTGCAGAGCGATCATCCGGCACTGGCAGAATCAGCATCGGCGGCGGTCAAGCGCTGGCGGTTCAGGCCATGGACAGTGGCGGGCGATAAACCGCCCGAGCAGGAGGTTATCGCGCCGCTGGCCTTCCGCCTGGAAGCGCCCAAGGGCATCAATCAATGGATCAAGGGCTTGAGTTGTCGGGACGTCAATTCATACCTGGCCAATGCGGCCGAATATTCGTGGGTCGACGCGCTGCCGTTCCATAACATCCGCGGTTATCTGTCGAATATTTTCTTCCAGCGCCAATTTTCGAATGAGCAACGTCTGGCGATGATTGCGAAGATGAATAAACAAGTACCAATAATTTTCACGAACTGTCGGGACAATCCGACGCGCAAATTTATGAGCCTTTTGCCGGCGGAGATTCGTGAGTTGCTTTGA
- a CDS encoding gamma-glutamylcyclotransferase → MSAIENAILNLAYPPRLDLGPQLTHEQLLASMQSTMARHKGGPVWLFAYGSLIWRPECTAVERMRGRVHGYHRGLYLWSHEHRGTPEMPGLVFGLDRGGSCSGFAYRLPEDNLDTALYALWKREMPFPSYRPHWLNCRLEDGTQVQALGFVLERHLPSYAGNLPDHVLSQVFASASGRYGTTRDYVERTAHALRSHAMPDRNLEARLKRCKSHSDQATASRL, encoded by the coding sequence ATGAGCGCCATTGAAAACGCAATTCTGAACCTGGCTTACCCTCCGCGGCTCGATCTTGGGCCGCAGCTGACGCACGAACAACTTCTCGCTTCCATGCAATCGACCATGGCGCGCCACAAGGGCGGGCCGGTGTGGCTGTTCGCGTATGGTTCGCTGATCTGGCGCCCGGAATGCACGGCAGTCGAGCGCATGCGCGGTCGCGTGCATGGCTACCATCGCGGCTTGTACCTGTGGTCCCACGAGCATCGGGGTACGCCGGAAATGCCCGGTCTGGTGTTCGGTCTGGATCGTGGCGGTTCATGCAGTGGCTTTGCCTACCGCTTGCCGGAAGACAATCTCGATACCGCGCTTTATGCCCTGTGGAAACGTGAGATGCCGTTTCCCTCGTATCGCCCGCACTGGCTCAATTGCCGGCTCGAAGATGGCACTCAGGTGCAGGCCTTGGGCTTCGTGCTGGAGCGTCACCTGCCGAGCTATGCCGGCAACTTGCCGGATCATGTGCTCAGCCAGGTGTTCGCCAGCGCCAGCGGGCGTTACGGCACCACTCGCGATTATGTCGAGCGGACCGCGCACGCCCTGCGCAGCCACGCCATGCCAGACCGCAATCTGGAGGCGCGGCTCAAGCGCTGTAAATCACACAGCGATCAGGCGACCGCTTCGCGGCTCTGA
- the trxA gene encoding thioredoxin TrxA, whose product MSSDLIKHVSDASFEADVLKAEGAVLVDYWAEWCGPCKMIAPVLDEIAETYKGKLTVAKLNIDENQETPAKHGVRGIPTLMLFKNGNVEATKVGALSKSQLAAFLDANI is encoded by the coding sequence ATGAGCAGCGATCTGATCAAACACGTTAGCGACGCTAGCTTCGAAGCCGACGTACTCAAGGCCGAAGGCGCTGTCCTGGTCGACTACTGGGCTGAATGGTGCGGCCCTTGCAAAATGATCGCACCGGTTCTGGACGAAATTGCCGAGACTTACAAAGGCAAGCTGACCGTCGCCAAACTGAACATCGACGAAAACCAGGAAACCCCGGCCAAGCATGGCGTGCGTGGTATCCCGACGCTGATGCTGTTCAAGAACGGCAACGTTGAAGCGACCAAGGTCGGCGCACTGTCGAAGTCGCAGCTGGCGGCGTTCCTCGACGCCAACATCTGA
- the glpT gene encoding glycerol-3-phosphate transporter yields MFAFFRPAAHQAPLPEEKIDSTYRRLRWQIFAGIFIGYAGYYLLRKNFSLAMPYLIDEGYSRGDLGLAMSAIAIAYGLSKFLMGLVSDRSNPRFFLPFGLLVSAGVMFIFGFAPWATSSVTMMFILLFINGWAQGMGWPPSGRTMVHWWSQKERGGVVSVWNVAHNVGGGLIGPLFLIGMGLFNDWHAAFYVPAAVALGVAVFAFITMRDTPQSVGLPPIEQYKNDYPEGYDASHEDEFSAKEIFVKYVLRNKMLWYIALANVFVYLLRYGVLDWAPTYLKEAKGFTVDKTSWAYFFYEWAGIPGTLLCGWMSDKIFRGNRGLTGMVFMALVTVATLVYWLNPAGNPMVDMIALLSIGFLIYGPVMLIGLQALELAPKKAAGTAAGFTGLFGYLGGSVAASAAMGYTVDHFGWDGGFVLLVGACLLAMAFLAPTLWHKQVASQSREAVA; encoded by the coding sequence ATGTTTGCTTTCTTTCGTCCTGCCGCACATCAGGCTCCATTGCCTGAAGAAAAAATAGACAGCACCTACCGCCGCCTGCGCTGGCAGATCTTCGCCGGTATCTTTATCGGCTACGCCGGTTACTACCTGCTGCGCAAGAACTTCTCCCTGGCCATGCCTTACCTGATCGACGAAGGCTACAGCCGTGGCGACCTTGGTCTGGCGATGTCGGCGATCGCCATCGCTTACGGTCTGTCGAAGTTCCTCATGGGCCTGGTGTCCGACCGTTCCAACCCGCGCTTCTTCCTGCCGTTCGGTCTGCTGGTCTCGGCCGGGGTGATGTTCATTTTCGGTTTCGCGCCGTGGGCAACGTCCAGCGTGACGATGATGTTCATTCTCCTGTTCATCAACGGCTGGGCGCAGGGCATGGGCTGGCCGCCAAGCGGGCGGACCATGGTGCACTGGTGGTCGCAGAAGGAACGCGGCGGCGTGGTGTCGGTGTGGAACGTGGCGCATAACGTCGGCGGCGGTCTGATCGGCCCGTTGTTCCTGATCGGCATGGGCCTGTTCAACGACTGGCACGCGGCGTTCTACGTCCCGGCAGCAGTCGCACTGGGCGTAGCGGTGTTCGCCTTCATCACCATGCGTGACACCCCGCAATCGGTCGGTCTGCCGCCAATCGAGCAGTACAAGAACGATTACCCGGAAGGCTACGACGCCAGCCACGAAGACGAATTCAGCGCCAAGGAAATCTTCGTCAAATACGTGCTGCGCAACAAAATGCTCTGGTACATCGCTCTGGCCAACGTCTTCGTCTACCTGCTGCGCTATGGCGTGCTGGATTGGGCGCCGACGTATCTGAAGGAAGCCAAGGGTTTCACCGTGGATAAAACCTCGTGGGCCTATTTCTTCTACGAGTGGGCAGGCATCCCGGGCACGCTGCTGTGCGGCTGGATGTCGGACAAGATCTTCCGTGGCAACCGTGGCCTGACCGGCATGGTGTTCATGGCCCTGGTGACTGTGGCGACTCTGGTGTACTGGCTGAATCCGGCCGGCAACCCGATGGTCGACATGATCGCCCTGCTGTCGATCGGCTTCCTGATCTACGGCCCGGTGATGCTGATCGGTCTGCAAGCGCTGGAACTGGCGCCGAAGAAAGCCGCCGGTACCGCAGCGGGCTTCACTGGCCTGTTCGGTTATCTGGGTGGTTCGGTCGCGGCCAGTGCGGCGATGGGCTACACCGTCGACCACTTCGGCTGGGATGGCGGTTTCGTGCTGCTGGTCGGCGCTTGCCTGCTGGCGATGGCCTTCCTTGCGCCAACGCTGTGGCACAAGCAAGTCGCCAGTCAGAGCCGCGAAGCGGTCGCCTGA
- the rho gene encoding transcription termination factor Rho, with amino-acid sequence MNLTELKQKPITELLELAEQMGIENMARSRKQDVIFSLLKKHAKSGEEISGDGVLEILQDGFGFLRSADASYLAGPDDIYVSPSQIRRFNLRTGDTIVGKIRPPKEGERYFALLKVDTINFDRPENAKNKILFENLTPLFPTVRMKMEAGNGSTEDLTGRVIDLCAPIGKGQRGLIVAPPKAGKTIMLQNIAANIARNNPEVHLIVLLIDERPEEVTEMQRTVRGEVVASTFDEPPTRHVQVAEMVIEKAKRLVEHKKDVVILLDSITRLARAYNTVIPSSGKVLTGGVDAHALEKPKRFFGAARNIEEGGSLTIIATALVETGSKMDEVIYEEFKGTGNMELPLDRRIAEKRVFPAININRSGTRREELLTADDELQRMWILRKLLHPMDEIAAIEFLVDKLKTTKTNDEFFLSMKRK; translated from the coding sequence ATGAATCTGACTGAACTCAAGCAAAAGCCGATTACCGAACTGCTCGAATTAGCCGAACAGATGGGCATAGAAAATATGGCCCGTTCGCGCAAGCAGGACGTGATTTTCTCCCTGCTGAAAAAACACGCGAAAAGCGGCGAGGAAATCTCCGGTGATGGCGTGCTGGAGATTCTCCAGGACGGCTTCGGCTTCCTGCGCTCCGCAGACGCTTCCTACCTCGCCGGCCCTGACGACATCTACGTCTCGCCGAGCCAGATCCGCCGCTTCAACTTGCGCACCGGTGACACCATCGTTGGCAAGATCCGCCCTCCGAAGGAAGGCGAGCGGTACTTCGCCCTGCTCAAGGTCGACACGATCAACTTCGATCGTCCGGAGAATGCGAAAAACAAGATTCTCTTCGAGAACCTGACGCCGCTGTTCCCGACGGTGCGCATGAAGATGGAAGCCGGCAACGGTTCCACCGAAGACCTCACCGGTCGCGTGATCGACCTGTGTGCACCGATCGGCAAAGGCCAGCGTGGTCTGATCGTCGCACCGCCGAAAGCCGGTAAAACGATCATGCTGCAGAACATCGCAGCGAACATCGCCCGTAACAATCCTGAAGTTCACCTGATCGTGCTGTTGATCGACGAGCGTCCGGAAGAAGTAACCGAAATGCAGCGCACCGTGCGCGGCGAAGTGGTTGCCTCAACCTTCGACGAGCCGCCGACCCGTCACGTGCAGGTTGCTGAAATGGTGATCGAGAAGGCCAAGCGCCTGGTCGAGCACAAGAAAGACGTGGTGATCCTGCTCGACTCCATCACCCGTCTGGCCCGTGCCTACAACACCGTGATCCCGAGCTCCGGCAAGGTTTTGACCGGTGGTGTCGATGCCCACGCCCTGGAGAAGCCGAAGCGTTTCTTCGGTGCCGCGCGTAACATCGAAGAAGGCGGCTCGCTGACCATTATCGCCACCGCGCTGGTTGAAACCGGCTCGAAGATGGACGAAGTGATCTACGAAGAATTCAAGGGCACCGGCAACATGGAACTGCCTCTGGATCGCAGGATCGCCGAGAAGCGAGTGTTCCCGGCCATCAACATCAACCGTTCCGGCACCCGCCGCGAAGAGTTGCTGACTGCCGACGACGAGCTGCAGCGCATGTGGATTCTGCGCAAGCTGCTGCACCCGATGGACGAAATCGCCGCCATCGAGTTCCTCGTCGACAAGCTGAAGACGACCAAGACCAACGACGAGTTCTTCTTGTCGATGAAGCGCAAGTAA
- a CDS encoding bacteriocin immunity protein has translation MNFKDKLEDYTEAEFLTFLKGFFENDSGLSGDAYSEYSAKRMRHFEEVTEHPRKRLVLTRPIGREDSPEGALEEIKEWRKANGKPGFKAE, from the coding sequence ATGAATTTTAAAGATAAGTTAGAAGATTATACAGAGGCTGAGTTCTTAACTTTCTTGAAAGGCTTTTTCGAGAATGACAGCGGCCTTTCAGGCGACGCATATAGCGAGTATTCCGCTAAGCGGATGCGACATTTTGAGGAAGTCACAGAACACCCAAGAAAGCGACTGGTTTTAACTCGTCCGATAGGACGCGAAGACAGCCCAGAAGGGGCGCTTGAGGAAATCAAGGAATGGCGCAAAGCAAACGGCAAGCCGGGATTTAAGGCAGAGTAA